CTGGTGAAGATATAGAATTTGCCCAGAAACCCGATGGTCGACGGAAAACCCGAAAGCGAGAGCATGAAAATCGCCATCATCGCGGCCAGATAGGGGCGTTTTTGGGCGAACCCTTTGAAATCGTCGTAGGTCAGCGGTCTTTTGGCGTCGGCGGCGATGTAGCTGAGTATGCCAAACGCCCCCACCGAGGAGATGAAATAGGAGAGCAGGTAGAACATGATGGCCGGTGCCGCCAACTGCGACCCAAGGCCGATGGACGAGAGGGCGATGAGCATGTAGCCGCCGTGGACGATGCTCGAGCCCGCCAGCATCCGTTTGAGAATGGATTGCGACAGCGCCAGCCATGAGCCTCCGAGCAGCGTGAGAATCGTGAGGACGGTGAGTATTTCGCTGCCGTGCAGGCCACTGAGGGCAAAATATGCCAAGTAGATGCGCAACGCCACGGCGAAGAGCGCAATTTTGAAAGTCGATGCCATGAACATCGTGACCGGAAACGGCGAACCGTGGTAGACGTCGAGCACCCAGGCGTGAAAGGGAACGGCACCGATTTTGAAAAGGATTGTCACAAACAGCAGCATGCCGGCGACTGTCAACGCTAGCGTGTAATGACTCCCCTGCTGCTGGACAAAGGTACCGATTTCAGTGATGACGGTGGTTCCTGTCACCCCGTAGATGATGGCGGCTCCCAGTATGAACATCGCCCCCGCCAATGAGCCAAGTACCAGATATTTGAACATCGCCTCGCCGCTGAGCGGATTGTTTTTGTGATATCCCACCAGCGCATAAATGCTCAATGAGGCCAGTTCCAGGCCGATGAATGCGGTCACCAGGTCGTTGGCATGGGCAAGCGTCATCATGCCGAAAATGCTGAAGAGAAAGAGTGCAAAAAATTCGCCGTTGTAGTATTTCCGCTTCTCAAGATAGACGCTGTTGATAAGAAGGGTCAATATGGCGCCTGCTAAAAACATCAGGTCAAAAAGCGTCGAGAAATCGTCGATGAGATACATCTTTCCGAAAATGTCAGGGAATGCGTAGCGTGCCGGCCCGTTTCCGAATTGCGGCAGTTCGATGACGAACGAGACGGCGAGAAACGCTACGGCAACGGCCAGGTAGCGCCTCAGACCGATGGTTTTGACGGTACTGAGCATCAGAAGCACGAAGGCGCCCACGACAGTCAGTGCCATTGGCAGTACAAGAAGCGTCTGTTCCATCACGACGCACCTCCCACACTCAGTGCCAGACGATGGAGCATCTCCTGCAACTGGGGTTCGAAAAGCGGCGCAAAGAGCGAAGGAGCGATGCCCGTAACGACAAGCAGCAGTGCGATGGGCGCGAGCATCAGCATTTCCTTGTTGTTCAAATCTGCAAAATGCTCCGTATGGGTTCTGGCCGGGCCGAATAGTGTACGCTGCAGCATCCAGAAGACAAACGTCATCGCTGCCAGCATCGTCGTGGCCGTGGCCAGACCAATCCCCAGGTTCTGCTGAAAAGCCCCGACGATGATGAGCAGTTCCCCGACAAATCCACCGGTCCCCGGCAATCCGGCGATACAGAGAGCGAAAAAGGCGAAAAGAAAGGCGAACCTCGGTGCCACCGAAGCGATGCCGCCCAGGTTGGAGATATGCACGCTTCCCGTGCGCTGGTAGAGCAGACCGATCATTAGAAAAATCCCCCCAGACGCAAGGGCGTGGGTCGCGATGAAATAGAGGCTCCCGCTCCAGGCGTAGATGTTGGTAAGAACGATGCCCAGAGCGATGAGCGAGAGGTGTGAGCCTGACGAATAGGCGAACATGCGCCGCAGATTGTTCTCCATGATCGCGTGGATGGCGAAATAGAGCAGACCGATAATGGCAAGAACGGCGATAATAGGTTCGTAGTAGCTCAGCGTCGGGCCGAAAACACCGTAACCGAACCGCCACAATCCGTACGCACCAAGTTTCGCCATGACCGCCGAAAGAATCACCAGCGCGGGAGTCGGCGCGGAGCTGTAGGCGGGGGCCATCCAGGTATGAAAGCCTATGAGGGGTATCTTGATCGCAAACGCCAGCAGGAATCCGGCCGCCAGCCAGATCGATGTTTTCGGGTCGAAATGGAGAGTGGCGAGCCTGTCATACGCGAAACTCCACGAACCGTGAAGATCGTAATACTCGTACCCGAGATAAAGAATGGAAAAAAGCATCGCCATGGAGCCAAGCACCGTCATTAGCAGGATTTTCATGGCGTGAAACTGGTTCATGCCGTGGCCGTAGCGCCCGATCATGATAAAGATGGGCAGCAGCATCGTCTCCCAGAAGAGATAGAAGAGAATCAGATCCAGTGAGAGCACAGCACCCGTTACACCGGTTTGCAGCAGCAGCATGTTGTACCAGTAGCCCCGTTTTTCGTAATGCCACATATAAAGATGAAGCAGCGGCATCAAAACGGCGATCATAAGCAAAATGACCAGGGAGATCGCATCGAGACCAAGGTAGTAGGAGATGCCGTAATTTTTTATCCAGGGCAGATGGCGAACGAACTGCATCCCCGATGCGTGGGGATCGAAATGGAGAGTGGCATAAAACACCAGTGCCAGAACCGCCAGGGCCGACAGCATCGCCCCGATGCGCAATACGGCGTGCGAAACCCTCAAAAGCCCCATCACCATCGCGAAGAGCATCGGGAGAAAGACAATCAGACTGAGCAACATTTCCATCATCGACCTCCGATACCCTGAAGAATATAGAGCGAAAGCCCCGCGATACCCGCCATGATATAAAGGGCATACCACCGGACATTGCCGTTTTGCAAAAGCGCAAACCCGCCTGCCATCAGACGGTAGCCGCCGACACCCAGGCCAATGATGCCGTCGACGAGACGGTTGTCGACCACCCTGTCGAAAAAGCGGCTCAGACCGCGAAGCGGCCTGACGAAGAGCGCATCGTAAAGGGCGTCGATATACAGAGTACGGTAAAGCAGTGTCTGCCACGGCGCCCCAATCTCTTCACGCACCGCCTGTTTGACAAATTTCACGTAGGCGACATAGATGCCCGCCAATGCGACAAGGACATTGAAACCATCAAGCAGCATCTCCTGAAGGTGCCCTACATGCACCGGTCGGTCGGCAAGATGCAAAAAGAGAGCGAACCCGTCTCGGCCGCCATAGGCTTCCGGCACACCGAGGAATCCTGCCAAGGCACTGCCGGCGGCCAGGATGACGAGAGGCCATGTCATCGTCGGAGGAAGCGGCCGCGGTTCGAGATTTTTCTCCGCCGGGGCGACGAAGACGACGAAAAAGAGGCGGAACATGTAGTAAGCGGTCAGATAGGCCGTTGCGACACCTACCGTCCAGATAAGATAGTGATGGGAAGCGAAGGCGTGGGCGAGAATGGCGTCTTTGCTGAAAAATCCCGAAAAAGGCGGGATACCGCTGATGGCGAGGGTCGCTATCAGCATCGTCAGCGTGACCAGCTTCATGCGTTTGCGCAAGCCGCCCATTTTGAAAATGTCCTGCTCGTGATGCAGGGCGATAATCACCGCACCCGCCCCCATAAAAAGGAGCGCTTTGAAAAAGGCGTGGGTGAAGAGATGGAAGATGCCGCCGCTGTAAGCCCCCAGTCCCACGCCGATGAACATATAGCCAAGCTGGGACATCGTCGAATAGGCGAGTATCTTTTTGATATCACGCTGATAGCAGGCGAAAACCGCCGCGAGGATGGCCGAAGCGGCGCCGATGGAGGCGATGAAAACGCCAACGTCCGGCACCATGTTGTACATAAAAGCGAAGCGCGCGACCATATAGACCCCCGCCGTGACCATCGTGGCGGCGTGTATCAGTGCTGACACGGGCGTGGGGCCGGCCATGGCGTCGGGCAGCCAGACAAAGAGCGGAATCTGCGCCGATTTTCCCATGGCACCGATGAAAAGAAGCATCCCAACGAGCCCAACCATTTCGATGTCGATATCGCCGATATGCGCGGCGATATCGAAAAAGGTGAAACCGTGGCTTCCGACCAGGGCGAAAAGCAGCCCCAGGCCGCTGATGAAGCCGAAATCCCCCACCCTGTTGACGATAAAGGCTTTGTTGGCCGCTTTGACGTTGGCCGGGTCTTCGTAATACCAGCCAATGAGCAGGTAGGAAGCGAGTCCTACCAGTTCCCACCCGATAAACATGATGATAGGGTTGTCCGCCAGCACGAGAAGAAGCATGCTTCCGAGGAAGAAGTTGAAATAGGCGAAAAACTTGCCGAAGCTCCTCTCTTTCCACATGTACCCGACAGCGTAGATATGGATGAGAGAGCCCACGAACGTGACGATAAAGAGCATCACGGCACTCAGTGCGTCGGCCATCAGGGTGACATCGATATTGAAACGACCCACGGCGATCCATTGAAAGAGCGTATAGGTGAAAACCGACCCTTTCGGGGCGTGCATCATGTTGCCCAGTACCATGGCTCCGAACATCGCGGAGAGTATCGGACCGGATATGCCAAGCAGCGCGTAGAGCCCGTCCATGGATCGGCTTCGGGGAAAAGCGAGGTGCAAAAGCCCGATGATCAGAGCACCCAGAAACGGCAAAACCAGAATCCAGCCAAGAATCGGCAGCGACAAAGAGGGGTTCATGACCATCTCC
This genomic interval from Hydrogenimonas urashimensis contains the following:
- a CDS encoding NADH-quinone oxidoreductase subunit N; this encodes MEQTLLVLPMALTVVGAFVLLMLSTVKTIGLRRYLAVAVAFLAVSFVIELPQFGNGPARYAFPDIFGKMYLIDDFSTLFDLMFLAGAILTLLINSVYLEKRKYYNGEFFALFLFSIFGMMTLAHANDLVTAFIGLELASLSIYALVGYHKNNPLSGEAMFKYLVLGSLAGAMFILGAAIIYGVTGTTVITEIGTFVQQQGSHYTLALTVAGMLLFVTILFKIGAVPFHAWVLDVYHGSPFPVTMFMASTFKIALFAVALRIYLAYFALSGLHGSEILTVLTILTLLGGSWLALSQSILKRMLAGSSIVHGGYMLIALSSIGLGSQLAAPAIMFYLLSYFISSVGAFGILSYIAADAKRPLTYDDFKGFAQKRPYLAAMMAIFMLSLSGFPSTIGFLGKFYIFTSAIESRQFLLAGLGIFIAFVSVYYYFKLIAVMYFYETESKREPFRFGMSTLLITMMALMAIWGGIGTGLIPFFPGADGLIDIAKQAIGSL
- a CDS encoding complex I subunit 4 family protein, with amino-acid sequence MMEMLLSLIVFLPMLFAMVMGLLRVSHAVLRIGAMLSALAVLALVFYATLHFDPHASGMQFVRHLPWIKNYGISYYLGLDAISLVILLMIAVLMPLLHLYMWHYEKRGYWYNMLLLQTGVTGAVLSLDLILFYLFWETMLLPIFIMIGRYGHGMNQFHAMKILLMTVLGSMAMLFSILYLGYEYYDLHGSWSFAYDRLATLHFDPKTSIWLAAGFLLAFAIKIPLIGFHTWMAPAYSSAPTPALVILSAVMAKLGAYGLWRFGYGVFGPTLSYYEPIIAVLAIIGLLYFAIHAIMENNLRRMFAYSSGSHLSLIALGIVLTNIYAWSGSLYFIATHALASGGIFLMIGLLYQRTGSVHISNLGGIASVAPRFAFLFAFFALCIAGLPGTGGFVGELLIIVGAFQQNLGIGLATATTMLAAMTFVFWMLQRTLFGPARTHTEHFADLNNKEMLMLAPIALLLVVTGIAPSLFAPLFEPQLQEMLHRLALSVGGAS
- the nuoL gene encoding NADH-quinone oxidoreductase subunit L, translating into MNPSLSLPILGWILVLPFLGALIIGLLHLAFPRSRSMDGLYALLGISGPILSAMFGAMVLGNMMHAPKGSVFTYTLFQWIAVGRFNIDVTLMADALSAVMLFIVTFVGSLIHIYAVGYMWKERSFGKFFAYFNFFLGSMLLLVLADNPIIMFIGWELVGLASYLLIGWYYEDPANVKAANKAFIVNRVGDFGFISGLGLLFALVGSHGFTFFDIAAHIGDIDIEMVGLVGMLLFIGAMGKSAQIPLFVWLPDAMAGPTPVSALIHAATMVTAGVYMVARFAFMYNMVPDVGVFIASIGAASAILAAVFACYQRDIKKILAYSTMSQLGYMFIGVGLGAYSGGIFHLFTHAFFKALLFMGAGAVIIALHHEQDIFKMGGLRKRMKLVTLTMLIATLAISGIPPFSGFFSKDAILAHAFASHHYLIWTVGVATAYLTAYYMFRLFFVVFVAPAEKNLEPRPLPPTMTWPLVILAAGSALAGFLGVPEAYGGRDGFALFLHLADRPVHVGHLQEMLLDGFNVLVALAGIYVAYVKFVKQAVREEIGAPWQTLLYRTLYIDALYDALFVRPLRGLSRFFDRVVDNRLVDGIIGLGVGGYRLMAGGFALLQNGNVRWYALYIMAGIAGLSLYILQGIGGR